In bacterium, the genomic stretch GCCTGAGACATATGTCCTTCGTCACTTGAGGCAGACCCAGGTCGTCAATCGTCTTGATCTTGATTGGGATCGCTCTAAGCACGGCTCCGACATGACCACGCTGCCGAAAACAGTTTACACGAAATCTGGATACGTTCTCTATCTCATAGGAAAGGTCAAGTTCCATAAACTCCTCAAGGCGCTTGCGGCGCTCCTCGTTGAGGATCGGAAATACTATATCTTCTACCTTTTCGATGATTGGGAAATTGGTTGGGGTAAGCTTTCCATGAATTCGCATAATTGGAGGCTGACCATATCTCAGATGCAGGTCCGAGCCGGACTTTTCAACCATCTGAGTCAAAAGCTGATCGATATATAATTCTGCCATTCGTAGATGACCTCACATTTATTTTGCACTGTGCATGCACAACACAAGGCCGCAGCGCCAAGTGGCAGTGCGACCCACAAATATATGACCTTGCTTATATAATTTTAGTTCCAATGCCAAGATTCTGCAATAGGCACCAAACACACGCAAAAAGTATTGACACTCCAATACGTCACTTGGTATAATTTTAGTGTTGACGATGTTCCTCGGTAGCTCAATTGGCAGAGCACTTGGCTGTTAACCAGGGGGTTCGTGGTTCGAGTCCACGCCGGGGAGCCAGCAAATTTGAAGAGTAAGCTAGTCGATCAGAGATGGAAGCTCGATTTGAAAACCTGCTCCCGCCCTCCAACCTTGGAACGCAAAACATCTCTAAGCATTTTGAGCACCTCGGAACCGGTGCAGTGATTGACCCAAGTGTGACCGACATTCCTGAGCCTTTCTGCATCAGCAAGAATTTCTTTTTTTTGCACAGCCGCCCAATGCAGCCCGCCAATAATGGCGTATATATGATTGCTGCCAGACACCTTTTTTATACAAGTAACCAGCGAACCCACTTCGCAGTGAGTGCAGCAGGTTATTACCACTAAACATTCAGTCGTGTTAAGCATTAATGTCTGCTCGTCGTGAAAAGCGTCGGGTTCGCAATTGCCATCTACCAGTCTTTAGATTTGGATGCCTCTGTGCCCTGCTGAGCGTTCAAACCGGATATGACATAGATGAACATCAGTTGGAAATGTACGACATCTGCCACAAGTGCGCCGTAAGGAGAAGTGATTACTGCAGGAACCGAAACACCTAAGCTGGCGTATAATAATAGATACTGCCCGGCCTGTTTTGCATAAACACGTCAGGTCAGATAAAATGGCATAGTCAGCTTATGGCTTTATCTAAATCACTCAATCGAAGATTGGTTTCTATGACGCTGCTTGCGGCGATGCTTGCATTTGTGGTCGTGTTCGATATTCATACTGACGACCTGCAGCTTTGTCCACAAAAGCAGGCGACAGGTGCAGTCTGTGAAATCGTTTCAGGACATCAAGTCTCTCACAGCTCGCATTGTGCTGCATGCGAGATGATGAGTATGGGCACAGGCAATGCTGTGTTTACACCTGTTGTCAGTATATGCAGCAACACAATACAAGACACTTTTGTCTGCGACAGTTTGCCTGCCGCAGCATCTGTCTTTTTCTGCTCATTTCCCTCCAGAGCTTCTCCCGTATAGCACTCTTTCCAAATGTTTTGTAATGCTTCACACCAGCCTAAGCAGGGTGAAGCTGTGCCTGAAGGAGTATTTGTATGATAGAAGTGCGTGACCTGCGCCTCAACTATTCTACGAAGGAAGAGGTTCTTAAAGTAATTGACATACCGCACTGGTCGGTGGATAAAGGCGAACATATCGCCATATTCGGACCGTCCGGCTCGGGCAAGTCTACGCTGCTGCACCTGCTGGCGGGAGTGCTCGTGCCGTCCAGCGGCGAGGTAACAGTATGCGGCGAAGAAGTTACGAAGATGTCCGAAGCCCAGCGTGATCAATTTCGCGCGAGAAGAATTGGTTATGTCTTTCAGAACTTCAATCTGCTGCAGGGTTACTCTGCACTGGACAACGTACTGATGGGAATGACGTTCTGTTCAGTAAAGGCCGACCGCAAGGTTGCAAAAGACCTGTTGGAGCACGTCGGCATAGGCTCCCGTCTCAATCATACCCCGTCTGAAATGTCGCTGGGTGAGCAGCAGCGAGTGGCGATCGCCAGAGCATTAGCAAAGAAACCGGAGGTCGTGCTTGCAGACGAGCCCACCGGCTCACTTGACCCAAAGAACAAGATGCAGGTCGTCGATCTACTGCGCTCGATGTGCGCCGAACTGGGAAGCACCCTGATTCTGGTCAGCCATGAGGAGAATGTGATCGACAGGTTCGAAAAAAAGGTCAGGTTCGCCGATATTAACAAGGCATACGATGCGGAGGTGGCAAAATGAGCTTCTGGCATATTCTGCTGCACAATATACGACGCCACCGTTTCTCGACGATACTGGCACTCATAAGCATCACCCTGGGAATAGGACTGCTTACAGCCGTTGTCTCTTTCAGGGAACAGTCCCATCATCACTTCATTACTGAAGGCGTTGGGGTCGATGCTATTCTTGGGCCTAAAGGTTCACCTCTGCAGATCGCGATGAACGCGATGTATCACCTCGAAGAAATGCCCGGCAAGATCAAGTGGAGCTATTACGAAAAAGTCAAAAAAGACCCGCTCGTGGTCGATGCTATTCCATTCGTAACAGGACACTCTTATGCGGGCTACAGAGTCAATGCTATAGACGACCGTTTCTTCACATCTTTTGAATACCGGCCCGGCAAACGTTTTTCATTCGACCCTGATGCCGGCGGCCAAGGGCGGATGTTCAAAGCTCCTCATGAGGCAGTTGCAGGCTGGGCAGTAGCGAAGGCGCTGGGGCTTCACCTGGGCGACACGTTTAACCCGGTATGCGGGGTGCACTCAGGCGACCCGGTTCATATGCATGACAAGATCACGTTTGTCGGTATCCTTGCCCCTACCGGAACTCCGCATGACCGGGCGATATATATTCCCCTAAAGACTTTCTACACACTCGAAGGCCACGGCGCGAGTGTAGCGGCGATGGCGACCGACTCATCTCAGAGAGAAATCAGCGGAGCCTATCTCAAACTCAGACATATCCGGGGAGGCGCTATGCATCCGGGTGTACAAAACCTCAAGTATGAGATAGACCAGTCCACAGAGGGACAGCTTGTCGTGCCCAGTGAGGTTGTGCCGAGGATACTCGATATTATTGGCTGGGTGGATAAGGTCATGTTCATCGTGGGAGCACTCGTGACACTGCTTGCGATCATGTTCCTCTTTGTCGTCCTGATAACCGCCCTTAGAGAACAGCGCAGGGAACTTGCAATGATGAGAATGCTCGGGGCTAACAGGCGCACGGTCTTTGGCCTGATAATGTCAGAGGCTGTCTTCTTGAGCATAGTCGGAACTATCTTTGGCATCGTCTTCGGACATCTGCTGGTCATGCTCGGCAGTCATTATGTTGCCATTGAGACCGGCATGCAGTTTTCTGCCAACTACCTTTCTTCCGCAGACATCTGGGTTCTGCCATGTGTTACACTTATGGGTGCAGTGGCGGGATTGATACCGGCTGTGCAGGCATATCGAATGAGCATTCTGCGAAATCTGAATATTATGGAGTGAAACTGTGGACACTGAAGATACTACACAGCACAGGGTATTGCCCTGGAAGACAATCATAATATGCGTTGTTATCGCCCTCGGCGCAGCATATTACGCATACAATTACATACGCAATGCACGTATAGAGGCCAGCACGGTTGTTGTCCGGGTAAACGGTGAGCCTATATATGCATCCACAGTCAATCGTGGGTTCTCCAGCGATTCGTTTGACTCCACTGCGGATGATATGAAAAACAACAAGATCGCGCGCCTGATCACCCAGGTAGCAGTACGGCAGTTCCTGTCCAAACACCATGTTCGCGTCCGCGAAGAACTTGTGGACAAGCAAATAGCGGAGTTGGAGAAGAACCCTCCCAGTATGGGCTGCCCGTGCTGCACATACCCTAGCCTGGACGCATATCTTTCGGCAATAGGATACACAGTGGATGATCTGCGCTCGGATATCAGGAACCAGATCGGGCTATCGGATTACGCAAAGAAGTCCTGGAGAAAAACACATTCTGATAAGGCTGCAGTGCTCAAAGAAATTGGCGGACAAAGCCAGTATATCCGGGGGCATTATGCAAAGGTGTGGCAGGTATTTTTCAATACATTCCAGCAGCCTGGCTATAATACAAACCCCGACCAGGTAAACAAAAAAGCCGCCGCAAAGGCGCAAAAGGCCTGGAAGAGGCTTCAAAACGGTGATAAATTCGGCGCAGTGGCCAGGTCGGTGTCTGAAGATATGACAAGCAAGCACAAAGGCGGTTCGCTCGGCTTTATCGATAAATCGTCATATGGCGAGGAGTTTCAAGATGCAATATCCCACCTAAAACCGGGCGAATACAGCAAACCGGTTCACAGCTCTTGGGGTTATCACATCATAAAATGGCAGCCTATGAGTGACGACGACGTTATCAAGTTCTGCGAATCTTACTTTTTCGAAAAGGAATTCAAGCGGCTGTATTCGCAGATCATGAAGAGTGCGAAGATAGAAAGACTCGACTCTGCCAATAAATAATCTATAGGAGAATCCGATCATGAATAGAAAGGTAATATGTGCTTTTATTATAATGACCATTATGGCAATCGTTGTCGGCTGCTCCGGCAAACCAGAAACTGTCTCTGAACATAAAACCGCATCTCACGGGCATCATCAATACAAGCATCAACACAAACATGCGGCGGCGCATGGCGGCTCGCTCAACGCTATAGTGGCATGCGAAAACGGTCATGCAGAGGTTAAGCTGGAAGGCGATACGCTGCAGTTGTGGTTCGTGGGGGGCGGCACTGACACGACAAAGTCGGTCCGCGTGCCGGATAAGTCGATAACCATCCAGGTGACTACCGCTGATGGCGCTAAGACTCTTGTTTTGAAACCCAAACCGCTCGATCTTGCCGGAGAGAAGATCGGTGACTGCTCATATTTTGAGGGCAACGCACCGTGGCTTGGCGGCCTAAAGACGTTCAGTGCAAACGGCCAAATTACATTCAGGGGCAAAAAAATGCCGCTCAAGATCGAGTATCCCAACGGATATGACCCGGATTGATCAGAGAAAAGAAATGATCAAAATCAGATATAAGAAGCTATTTAAGTACGGCCTGCCGATCATACTTATCGTGTTTGCCGTCGACTGTGCGTCCGGCTATATAATGCAGCGAGTTGCAAACCGCGATAAGTCCGCATTACAAATAAACGTGCGGTCCGAGACGGGCATGACCGGCCACAATACAATCGGAATAGACGAACAGGCTCTGTCGGGTTCAAGTGAACACTTCCTGCACTTTTCCAGCCTCGGACAGTGGAACTACACGATAGATTCCCGACCAGCTTGCCCAAAATCGATCAAAGCCCTGAGCGGACGTAAATTCGACTGTGTAGGGTTTATGTATCCACTGCAGACGGGCGAGAAGATCAAAGATTTCTGCCTATTGAGGAGCACGCAGACGTGCTGCTACGGCCCTCGCCCGCAGTTCAATCAATACATACTGGTGGAGATGAAGGAGCCGGTCAAGTTTCAACGGCTCATACCTGTAATGGTGAGCGGAAAGTTTGTCGTCGAGCCAAAACCGGACGACGGCTATATCTACAGAATGGAAGGCGATGCGCTGAGCTGCGTAGGTGAAGATACACCGGATATCGACCCTGTTAGTTCTGCAAAAAAGGCAAAACTGCCGCTTTTCGATTATGCGCCTCTGATGGCTATGTCCAAAACCAAGACTAAGGGAGTTTCGGACGAGATTTGCGCAATGTCGGGAAAGAGAGTTGTTGCTGCTGGATACTGTGTGAGCAGAAGTTCATCACAGCCGCCCAGGATCATCCTGGAGAAAACATGGTGGGACGGCGTCGCTCAGGGGACTCCGCCTACAATCTATAACGCCATAGCGGTCTACCCCGCAAATAACGGTCAAGTTCCTCCGCTGTGGAAGCCATTTCAGGTCTTTACAGGCACACTTCACGTGACGAAAGACCCCGACCGTTGGGGTAAGGAAGGCATAGTCCAGCTTCGGAATGCGCAGATAGGCGTGCCTGGAGTGACAAAGCCCATCGGGTTTGCAATGAGTGGACCATTCATCCCATGGGATGAAAAGCTGATTATACTGGCGCTCTTCCTACTGCTTACGCTGAGGTGGCAGAGGAAAGAATCACATCCGATTTCAGAATAAATCATGAAGCAGTTCAGTTTCGCGGAAGCAAATATGGCTCGGTGGGAACCTCGCCCTCCCGGCAGGCTCATTATTGGGAGCGAAGCTCCTACTGAGCCGAAAATTCCCGTACAATTGAACTCTCTCTAAATCATCTGTAAATCGCCAGCCAGGTTGTGGTAAACTGAAACCGGCGGGTTGTGGTCTACCACACCTGACTGATGGGCTTTTGATGTGGACGCATCAAAAGTCCATTTCCTCTATTGGCCTGTAAAGACCAGATGGAGTGTAAATAGCGTGTCACCTCCTTCGTTTGGAAACTGTGCGCCCGCAAGCATTCCAAATGCATCCGTATATTGATAATTGAACCCGACAGACGAGAAATTCTCATCGCCATATGTGTAGTCCGCCATAAGGGTAAACCTGTCATTTATCGCCCTATCGGTTCCGGCAAACCAGCGGTTCTTGCCCTCTATCCGCATAATGCCTGCATGGAGCTTGGCAAAACCGAAGTCATTCATCCCCACAATATATGGGTTGGACTTGAAATCACTGGCTACACTGCACGTGCCGATGGCCATCGCCTGTTTTTCGTCCGCACGTTTTGCAAAAACGTACTTGGCATTGAGCAGAGCACCAGGATCGGCATCCACACTCATATCGAAATCAACACCGGCTTCGATGCGGTCGGTAAAGCCATACTCCGTATTGACTATATTCGTGTCTGTTTCCGACTCCTGGACCGAGCAGTCCATTTGAAACTCGATGCCGTATTGCTTGGCACCAACTGTATCGGTAGTCGGAATAATAGTCAGCCCACTGTAGCAGGCATAACATGGCGCTGATGCCGCCAAAATCGCGATCAGACAAAAAAATGTTTTCATTAAACTTCCTTTCCTCCTAAGTTATTCTGCGTATCAGCACACGATTTCGTAATTTTTTTGGACATGCAGTTTGCACACTTGTCGCATCCGCACGAGCATTCGGTGTCCTTGCCAGAGATTATCCGACAGACCGAACGCACGGCAAATATTCCTGCCGCTGTCACAATGAGAATCACAGCAATAGTCTCAATCATTGTCCTCACCTCATTTCTATAACAGGATATGGCCGACCTGATATACGATCAGCGTTATGACATATGCGAGGGCGGTCATTCCCACAAACTGAAATGTCGCCCATTTCCACGAATTGCTCTCGCGCTTCGTGATGGCGAAGGTAGCCATACACGGTGCGCTTATCAAACAAAAGAGCATGATGCAAAATCCGTTCAGAGGCGTATAGTGCTTCCTGAGCTGAGTGCGCAGTGACCCGGATGTTTCGTCAGCCTCTCCTACCGCGAACACAATCCCGAGCTGCGCCACAAACACTTCCTTGGCTGCTATCGCACCGACAAGAGCTGTTCCTATGCGCCAGTCGAACCCCAGAGGACGCAGCACAGGTTCGATGGTATGGCCGAGGCGGCCTGCAACTGAATAAGCCATGGTCTCGGCTTGTTGGTCGTCTGCGATTTGAGTAAGGCGATTATTCAGGGCATCGCCGCGCAGAGTCTGCTTCGCCTGAATGGTGAGCTTTACATAGTCGTGGTCGAACGTGGTCTTCTTTGGAAAACTCGTGCAAACCCACAGCAAAATCGAAACACCGAGGATGATAGTTCCAGCTTTGGCAAGATAGAGCGCCGAGCGCTCCCACATGTGCAACAACACACTTTTTGCGCTCGGCAGATGATAGGGCGGAAGCTCCATAACAAAGGGGGCTGCCTGTCCTTTGAAGAGCGTCATGCTCAGGAGCTTCGCACACCCTATCGCCAGAACGATCCCGATGATGTAGATAAGCCAGAGCATCGGTGTCCTGAGACTTTGCGGGAAGAACGCAGGGATAATCAGCGCATATATCGGCAGCCTGGCGCCACAGCTTATGAGCGGCACGACCAACATGGTAAGCAGCCTGTCGCGCTTGTTCTCAAGAGTCCTGGTGGCCATGATCGCAGGCACAGAGCAGCCGAAACCGATGATAAACGGTATGAAACTCTTGCCATGCAGTCCGATCCGACTCATCAATCTATCCATAATGAACGCCGTGCGTGCCATATATCCGGTGTCTTCCAGGATTGCGATTGCAATGAACAAAAGCATGATATTCGGCAGAAAGATAAGCACGCTGCCTACACCGGAAATTACCCCATCGACTAAGAGTGATCTGAGCAGGCTCTCAGACCCGCTCGGCCAAAAAGCCGAGATTATGTCCGCCAACCGGCCGAACCCGGCGTCTATCCAGTCCATGGGCGGCGCGCCGAGAGTGAACGTAAGTTGAAAGACCAAATACATGACAGCCAGAAATATAGGTATCCCCAGGTATTTGTTTGTGAGGATGGAGTCTATCCGATCAGAAAGGCGGCGCACTTCCGGCGCGCTGCGCACGGCCTGCCTGCAGATATCGGCTATATACGAATATCTCTTGTCCGCAATGGCGATTTCGGCGGACAGACCAAGACGCCTATTGACTGATGAACATGCTTTCTCGATATGCTCAACGGCATCTTGCGATGTTATCTTCGAGAAGACCTGCTGATCGTTTTCGAGGAGCTTTATGGACATCCAGCGTCTGTCGATATCGGAGATGTGTTCGGTGACTCCAAGAGCCTCGGAGATTTCATAGATCTGTCTCTCAATTACATCTCCATAAAAGACGCCTGCAGCTTGTCTATGCGTTTTGCCCAACACAACAGCCAGAATAGCATCCAACAATTCGGCAGAGCCCTCGTTCCTGATCCCCACACAGGGAACAACCGGAACTCCGAGCAACTCTGAAAGCCGCTTTATGTCTATCTTGACTCTCATTTTCGAGGCTGTGTCGGTCATATTGAGCGCAATGATGACAGGCAGGCCAAGCTCGATGATCTGCATTGTCAGATAGAGGTTGCGTTCGAGATTGGACGCATCCACGATATTCACTACCAACTCCGGCCGCTCATCGACAAGATAGTTGCGCGCAACAAGTTCGTCCACCGCGTATGCTGAGAGGCTGTATGTGCCGGGCAAATCGACTATGTTGATATCATGACCGCAATGCCTGCAACGGCCTTCTTTCTTTTCAACCGTCACACCAGGATAGTTGCCGACATGCTGACGCGCACCGGTCAGATTGTTGAAAATAGTCGTTTTGCCGGTGTTTGGGTTGCCTGCAAGGGCTATTGTTATAGTTTTGGTTATACCGGTTTTCATAAATGCTTTCTCCAGTCTGCATTGATAGACATGGCACGTAAAGTTAGGCATGTCTAACTTTGCTGTCAAAAAAATATAGCACTACCTCACGAGTATTCTATATGCTGTTTCCCAGTCGAGCGCCAGCCGCACACCCTTTACGATGAGAATACACGGCCCATGATGCGATCTTCCGGCAAGCCTGATCTGGACCCCAGGGCAAAAGCCCATCGCCGTAAGCTTGGACTTTACATTCTCCTCCGCCCGGATGCTCTCCAGCGTCACCGTATCACCCACATTCGCCAGAACAAGCGGCATACCGGATGTGTGTTCAAGTAATCGCATCATTTGCTCCTACATCCTCTTCATAACAATCCCTGCCGCTTCTTCCTTGCGCAGCGAGAGATGATAACCCTTGATCTTTACGTCTATAGGGTCGCCAAGGGGGGCGACTCGCTCGACCTCGATTACTGTTCCAGGCGTAGCTCCCATATCCAGAAGACGGCGGCGTATCGTGCCTCCTGCCTCTATGCTTTCTATGGCGCCTTTTTCGCCGGGATTGATGTCACTGAGCTTTATGTGCATATCATCTGTTTCTCCTTTCCCAAGAATGTCGGGAAGATTTTTTAGGCATTGGCGAATACACGGCTCGCAAGTCTGCTTGCTGATGCCAGCATTGCAGTTGTGGGCATAGCCGTTTATCCAGTTGAAACCACCGCGTGGGCATTCCTTTACAAATTGCACGAACTGCACCAGTCGCTCAAGCACTGTCTCCGATATAGCATGCTCGAGCTGGCAGGCTGTGG encodes the following:
- a CDS encoding ABC transporter ATP-binding protein gives rise to the protein MIEVRDLRLNYSTKEEVLKVIDIPHWSVDKGEHIAIFGPSGSGKSTLLHLLAGVLVPSSGEVTVCGEEVTKMSEAQRDQFRARRIGYVFQNFNLLQGYSALDNVLMGMTFCSVKADRKVAKDLLEHVGIGSRLNHTPSEMSLGEQQRVAIARALAKKPEVVLADEPTGSLDPKNKMQVVDLLRSMCAELGSTLILVSHEENVIDRFEKKVRFADINKAYDAEVAK
- a CDS encoding ABC transporter permease encodes the protein MSFWHILLHNIRRHRFSTILALISITLGIGLLTAVVSFREQSHHHFITEGVGVDAILGPKGSPLQIAMNAMYHLEEMPGKIKWSYYEKVKKDPLVVDAIPFVTGHSYAGYRVNAIDDRFFTSFEYRPGKRFSFDPDAGGQGRMFKAPHEAVAGWAVAKALGLHLGDTFNPVCGVHSGDPVHMHDKITFVGILAPTGTPHDRAIYIPLKTFYTLEGHGASVAAMATDSSQREISGAYLKLRHIRGGAMHPGVQNLKYEIDQSTEGQLVVPSEVVPRILDIIGWVDKVMFIVGALVTLLAIMFLFVVLITALREQRRELAMMRMLGANRRTVFGLIMSEAVFLSIVGTIFGIVFGHLLVMLGSHYVAIETGMQFSANYLSSADIWVLPCVTLMGAVAGLIPAVQAYRMSILRNLNIME
- a CDS encoding peptidylprolyl isomerase, with protein sequence MDTEDTTQHRVLPWKTIIICVVIALGAAYYAYNYIRNARIEASTVVVRVNGEPIYASTVNRGFSSDSFDSTADDMKNNKIARLITQVAVRQFLSKHHVRVREELVDKQIAELEKNPPSMGCPCCTYPSLDAYLSAIGYTVDDLRSDIRNQIGLSDYAKKSWRKTHSDKAAVLKEIGGQSQYIRGHYAKVWQVFFNTFQQPGYNTNPDQVNKKAAAKAQKAWKRLQNGDKFGAVARSVSEDMTSKHKGGSLGFIDKSSYGEEFQDAISHLKPGEYSKPVHSSWGYHIIKWQPMSDDDVIKFCESYFFEKEFKRLYSQIMKSAKIERLDSANK
- a CDS encoding DUF3299 domain-containing protein; its protein translation is MIKIRYKKLFKYGLPIILIVFAVDCASGYIMQRVANRDKSALQINVRSETGMTGHNTIGIDEQALSGSSEHFLHFSSLGQWNYTIDSRPACPKSIKALSGRKFDCVGFMYPLQTGEKIKDFCLLRSTQTCCYGPRPQFNQYILVEMKEPVKFQRLIPVMVSGKFVVEPKPDDGYIYRMEGDALSCVGEDTPDIDPVSSAKKAKLPLFDYAPLMAMSKTKTKGVSDEICAMSGKRVVAAGYCVSRSSSQPPRIILEKTWWDGVAQGTPPTIYNAIAVYPANNGQVPPLWKPFQVFTGTLHVTKDPDRWGKEGIVQLRNAQIGVPGVTKPIGFAMSGPFIPWDEKLIILALFLLLTLRWQRKESHPISE
- the feoB gene encoding ferrous iron transport protein B; translation: MKTGITKTITIALAGNPNTGKTTIFNNLTGARQHVGNYPGVTVEKKEGRCRHCGHDINIVDLPGTYSLSAYAVDELVARNYLVDERPELVVNIVDASNLERNLYLTMQIIELGLPVIIALNMTDTASKMRVKIDIKRLSELLGVPVVPCVGIRNEGSAELLDAILAVVLGKTHRQAAGVFYGDVIERQIYEISEALGVTEHISDIDRRWMSIKLLENDQQVFSKITSQDAVEHIEKACSSVNRRLGLSAEIAIADKRYSYIADICRQAVRSAPEVRRLSDRIDSILTNKYLGIPIFLAVMYLVFQLTFTLGAPPMDWIDAGFGRLADIISAFWPSGSESLLRSLLVDGVISGVGSVLIFLPNIMLLFIAIAILEDTGYMARTAFIMDRLMSRIGLHGKSFIPFIIGFGCSVPAIMATRTLENKRDRLLTMLVVPLISCGARLPIYALIIPAFFPQSLRTPMLWLIYIIGIVLAIGCAKLLSMTLFKGQAAPFVMELPPYHLPSAKSVLLHMWERSALYLAKAGTIILGVSILLWVCTSFPKKTTFDHDYVKLTIQAKQTLRGDALNNRLTQIADDQQAETMAYSVAGRLGHTIEPVLRPLGFDWRIGTALVGAIAAKEVFVAQLGIVFAVGEADETSGSLRTQLRKHYTPLNGFCIMLFCLISAPCMATFAITKRESNSWKWATFQFVGMTALAYVITLIVYQVGHILL
- a CDS encoding ferrous iron transport protein A; the encoded protein is MMRLLEHTSGMPLVLANVGDTVTLESIRAEENVKSKLTAMGFCPGVQIRLAGRSHHGPCILIVKGVRLALDWETAYRILVR
- a CDS encoding DtxR family transcriptional regulator, producing the protein MTSATALSASLEDYLEAILLITNTKGAARSKDIAKHLAVKGPSVTGALRLLAERDLVHYAPYDVVTLTAQGRKVAENVVRRHEILHSFLFEVLQLDEKTAESTACQLEHAISETVLERLVQFVQFVKECPRGGFNWINGYAHNCNAGISKQTCEPCIRQCLKNLPDILGKGETDDMHIKLSDINPGEKGAIESIEAGGTIRRRLLDMGATPGTVIEVERVAPLGDPIDVKIKGYHLSLRKEEAAGIVMKRM